From the genome of Symphalangus syndactylus isolate Jambi chromosome 7, NHGRI_mSymSyn1-v2.1_pri, whole genome shotgun sequence, one region includes:
- the LOC129485823 gene encoding prothymosin alpha-like — MSDAAVDTSSEITTKNLTEKKEVVEEAENGRDAPANGNANKENGEQEADNEVDEEEEEGGEEEEKEEEGDGEEKDRDEDEEAESATGKRAAEDDEDDDVDTKKQKTDEDD, encoded by the coding sequence ATGTCCGACGCAGCCGTAGACACCAGCTCCGAAATCACCACCAAGAACTTAACGGAGAAGAAGGAAGTTGTGGAAGAGGCGGAAAATGGAAGAGACGCCCCAGCTAACGGGAATGCTAATAAGGAAAATGGGGAGCAGGAGGCTGACAATGAGGTagatgaagaagaggaagaaggtggggaggaagaggagaaggaagaagaaggtgaTGGTGAGGAAAAGGAtagagatgaagatgaggaagctgagtcaGCTACGGGCAAGCGGGCAgctgaagatgatgaggatgacgATGTTGATACCAAAAAGCAGAAGACCGACGAAGATGACTAG